CCTGGACCCATTCCACGGAACATGTTGATGGAAAGAATTGCTGGAGTAGATGGAGTATTCTGTACCCTTGTGGATAAAATAGATGAAGAAATCCTGACTGCTGCTGGTCCTCAGCTCAAAGTGGTCGCTACAATGTCAGTTGGGTTTGATCACTTAGACCTGAAGGCTTTGAAGGAGCGAAATATCAAAGTTGGATATACTCCTGGTATATTAACCGATGCCACTGCCGAACTGACAGTCGCTTTATTACTGGCAACATCAAGAAGACTCTTGGAGGCAAATAAAGCCATATCAAGGTATTAAGTTTTGAAGTTTGAGTTAAAAGTAATGCCACATTTAATTGCAAATTGTCAGATTAAATGGTGAGGAACATTGTTTATTAACAAAgcaaaaatttcagttatcaACAAAAGTCATTTACAGAGGGGAATGGACTTCTTGGGCTCCGACTTGGATGTGTGGACCAGGATTGAGTAACGCTACTGTGGGTATAGTTGGGCTTGGCCGCATCGGAGCTCAAGTGGCAAAATGCCTGAAGAGTTTTAACGTAGCCAAAATTCTGTACACGAGTAGAACTGAAAAAAGGGAAGCAGCAGAATTTGGTGGGCGCAAAGTTTCTATAGATGATCTGGTCGCACAAAGCGACTTTGTGATAGTCACATGTGCCCTGACACCAGAAACAAGTGggttatttaataaaaaaatgtttgagaaaatgaagaaaactgCTATCTTTGTCAATACCAGTCGAGGACCGATCGTAGATCAGCCTGCATTGATAGAAGCTCTCAAAAATGGCACCATCAGGGCAGCTGGTCTAGACGTCATGACTCCTGAGCCCATACCTCTGGACAGTGAACTATTGAAACTGGATAATTGCGGTAAAATGTTCACCCTATGGTGTCACATATTACTCATTCTGGTCTAGCAATTATGTATACCCACTTCATCGTCGTTTCTAGATGATTGAAACTCGCATTTTTGTTACAGTCATTTTGCCGCACATAGGAAGTGCCAGCTGTGAGACTAGAGATGAAATGGCTAGAGTTACTGCTCTCAATATTCTGGCGGTATTTGAAAACACACAAATGCCATTGCCCCTCGATCTGTAGTTTATGGCGACAATTGACTTCGGTATAAATGATTGGGTATAGTTCGACattgaaaatcaaacttttgaaCATCACACAGTACCAGTCTAATTTACTATACAATACTTTCCATTGACGTCAGCGAAAATTATACTCACAATAAAACTCAATACACGAAATTTCGATAGTAAGAAATGTCTAGTAGATCTGGCAATTTATCCGACAAGAATAAACAATAAATGCAATTTCTAATGGAGCTGACAGTATCCGAGCACTACTGTAGACAATGCACTTGAGATGGCTGTGCGGAACaaagatataaatataataatacatacattatatatggAATAAACTGAAACTTTTGCGGGCTGTAAATTTgagtaatatttttcttccgctccgtcttgattaaaaaatcaacatGGATTTTATATTGGAGTATAGCTACCGCCACAGTGAGCAGCCTCATTAATCTTTGTACCTTTTGGAATATTAATGCACGTTTAACTTCGAGAAATATGTAGCCAATAATAGAGATAAACTAACCGTCCTTCATTTGTTGCAAACAACAGGGGGGACTCCTGAATATTTTAAAGTTATTTTGAAGAATCTTAGCCATCGGTACTAGTTGAGAACCGCTGGTTAAGCGAACTGAAGTGCCCGCACTTCGCGTATCTCTGCATAATATGTCAAATATGCGCGATAACTATATAATAGAAACCAATATTTAACATGTTGCAATGACgtgaataatttaattcatTAGTcgtattgaaaatgaaaagtgatATCATTTGACCTCGGAAGCCTGCTCACGTTTCACCTACTTGTGAATTTCTTTTACGTAAAAGTGACAAACATTTTATAGGTTATAAGTAACAAATAATTCTGTACGATAAGATGTTTAAATTATTCTTCACTTTAGGTACGTATTTTCTCTTTAGAAATCATCTAATTCATTTAGAATACTGACAATCAACAATATCGTTCAGTGATTGCCAGGCTCTTTTGCAGGAACTCTTTATCATGTTTGTGTTAAGAATTCATAccgcaaaaaattttgactgtcaaaattttttgaaacgagtattaatttttctctcttgatAGTTTTATTAGCTGCTGCAAGTGCACAAGAAGTGACTAATGAATCCCGAGCTCCAACAATCGCGATCGAATTGGCGAATGAAACCATTGAATCAGAACAACCTATGGCACAAAAAGAAGTCTATAATCAGACTAATTCGAATGTAACAGCCGAAACTGTTTCCCCCAATACTACTAAAGCCAATTGCTTATCAAATAAGGAATATGGAACAGTCGAGGTAAAATATGTGCTCTAAAAACGATTGGCTCAGAAACATTGATTAGGCTTGACACATGCAGCTAATCCAGGTTCATTATTGTGTTTGCGACGTGTGCCTTGGGTACAACTAATATATCATCCAGAAGTTTCAAAAAACTTTCGGAAATATCAATTCAACATTGACGCTTTAAAGATTCTTTTATTATATGCAGTCGACTTAGGAAATTATCTACTTaggcttgaaaaatttaattataatattccaGATGGTTAATGCTAGCAGGCTCATGGAATTACTAATTCTCGAACCTGGACCAGGAAACAAAACTAGAACTGCCAAGGAAGGAAAACAGCTACCTGGTGCCTGcatacttgtatttttttacgcTCGTTGGTGTGTTTTCAGTAGTCAAGCTGCTCCTCACTTCAATGCTATGCCCAGAATATTTCCACATATCAAAATGGTTGCCGTTGATGCTATTAAATACCAGAGGTAAAGTCTTAATTataagaaatggaaaaaaattttactggttgtcattaataattatgtttttgtttcTAGCTTCAACACGCAGTATGGAATAGTCGGTGTTCCCACATTAATGCTTGTTCACAATGGAAAACCTGTGTctaaattcaatggcacagaGTACACTGTCGACACGTTTactaaattcattaaatatttaacgaatCTTGAACCGACTGAGGCCGTGTATGTTACATCTGCGGATTTTGCAGGACCTGTGCCGAGTACACCGTCTAATGAGACTGATTATTGTCTGCTATTATCATGGGCGTTTATAGCTGCATGTTCATTGTATTTTACATCAAAAAGCCGATGGTGGCGTCAGTTTGTTGAGTTAGTACAAAATACTTGGCGGGAAAGTAACGCTCAACACGAGCATACCGATTAGAAGGTCAGACCTCTTCAATtaggaatttgaataatacaTCATATTTCGTATAGGTGGAAGAATTTAACTTTCGCAGTCGTTTCgttatatttgtaaaaatatcaaaataaaaaaaaattttttataataacgtttttttttttatgaaaactgGATTCTCAAAATTCGCGCATGCAGATGCTGTTTCAAGTTTTATCAAGTTGTACGAAAGcggaaatttgtaaatttcacgATTCAGTATAGGATATACGTTCATAACTGAGACTATCTGATCCTTTATTTATCGTTTCGAATTTGATTGTAGTAATCCAAAACTTGCAGATGACGATGTCACTACAAGAGAACAATAAAAATGTACTTCAAATGGGGATGACTTTTGAGACGCCAGAGTCCGAAGTTATTAATTTTGTACTTTTACTTTTACGAAGAAGTTTACGCATGTACATTATTTACGGAAGATCCGAGCAATGAAGCAtttattgaattcaaaatttttccagtaTTAGTTTGGTAACGAAGTAGACGTTGATTAGATCCAAGCTCGTAACGAGTTTAAAATTGGCGCCATGTATTAGCTTTGTCAAAAGTATGCTGCAAAACTTCGCGATCCGTGATCAGGGTCTATCTTGTACTGGGTATGAATGTGTTCAATAATCAATCgtttaaaataatgaaaaaaaagttgcgaaACATCTGCATTATTAAATTGAGTATGTTAATGAATGGGGCATTTATAATCTTATATATCAATTGAGTTCAGCAGTTTGTAACAATCTCGCAGTGCAATGGCAGACTTCGCAGTTCACTTATCATTTCCCTAACTTCATGATTGTTGTGCTCGGCATTTGTTCGTGTTGAAGTTTGTCTCTCATGgaggaattttattattatcgctGCGATAAATCGTCATTTGAAATCAAATCCAACTAATAACCAAGCACAATTATTCGCATTTAAAGAGTATTCATTCGACATTGGAGAACATGACACGATTTGGTATGTCGCGatgaattaataattttcaacaattttttaatatgtttTTCAGTAGAATATCAgattaaatattatcaaaattaggaagatataaattttgattaactTAACGTAACGGAGGCAGGTTAGGTTAGACGGCATTGTACGCCTCCCTTGGCACACCCTGAAGAAGATATGGGATCACTGAATCTTGTTTGTCCAATGTGCTGTGGCGAGACTTTCAACAATCCTCAGTCATTGAAGTATCACTTACTAAGTATTACGGACAATTTATACTGCCCTGGATGTTCCCAACGTTTTGACTCTGTATTAGCGTTGATTCAACACCTGGATCACTGCGGTCAGTCACCCGAGTCAGAAAGTGAAGTCCTGATGGTGAGTATCAAACTAAAAGCGTCGCTGAATTAGatttgaagtgaaaataaaatggtgTCTCTTAATATTCCATATTTATCGTCTTTCTCTGTTTGGCAGGAGGCAAATGTGGAACAAATTAGCGAGAGCTTCTTGGCCACTGTCAAGGATGGAGACATTATGATTGTGGGCGAACCAAGTTCCATTCAAGCTGGTGATAATGgttagaaaaattcataatctgtatttcatttttatacagcATATGCAACATTCTATAAAGAAAGTTCATCATTGTTGCTGTATTGCCTCACTGACCAGAGAAGTGATCCAGTTTATTTCCATAGTGATAGTGAAaagtttgtataaaaatatgcaGCTGTCAAATTTGGTTTGAACATTTgttgtaaaacattttttgtgaCTCAAAAtagttgttgaaaaaaaaaaatatataatttcatgATAGAAGAATTCAATGTGATGGAAAAAATGGATGTTGAGGAAAGACAAGTCAATGGTGTTACCCCTGTGCCGAGAGCTCGGGAATCACCAGTTCCGTCTGTAGTTAATGAAGCTGATAGCAAATCTCCAATACCAAATCCATTGGTAGAATTAACAACAATTGAAGCAGACAATCAAGATACTGATAAAAATCTTATTACTATTTTATCTGGGGGTCCAGAACTTATGGACAATGAAGACAGTAATTTGATGAGCCATACTCATAGTCTCATAGCAGATGTTGAAGAAGTAGAAGACATCAATGATCCAGAACTTCTTCATGTAAAGCAGGAAATCTGCGAGGTAAAACTTGAAGAGGTAAcacttcattttttattctgtatGCATGTCAACCCTGTCAACGTTTTCCCAAATCCACTGACACCAGATTCCATAATACTGTTGGAAATGCACATGTGGTGAGGTCACAGTTAGATTTTGGTATATAACAGTAGTAAAACATCTAAAACTCTTGATACtaacttatattttttaactaaTATTAGCTTGTAACTATATACTAGAGTATTGcttaattttctaattcttcaaattattttcttgcATTAGGGAAGTAATTTAAATCCATGTAAAATGTTATCCAGAATCAAATAGTAAATAAGATTAACTTCATTAATTGTAGTGTGTAAGTGCCTGAAGTGCTGCTGATTTTTCAAGTCTCATCATAAACTGAAATACCTATTTGGCTTTCACATATTTATTTGCAGCTTCTGTTTTTCACTATTTGAAAACATTCAACTCTTTATAAAGTCATTATGTCGTTTTACAGTTGGAAGCTGATGCCATGTATAGCTGCAGTAGTTGCGGCATGAGTTTCAACTCAGTTTTGGAGCATATCAAAGAGTTTCACGATGGGCAAGAGGTTGTCTTAGAAATGGCGGAACCACCACTGGAAAACCTACCAACACCTACTTCGATTACCCCGCCGCAGGAGCCGACACCTGTAACAGGAAGTCGTCAGCGGCAAACAATGAATACTTTAAGAACAGAGGAATGTGTCGATAGTGAGGGCAGATTGTATACAAGAAAAGTGGTACAGATTGAGAGATTTTGGGATCGGCCAACATCTTCACCTGCACCTGCCAAAGCACCTAtgattgagaaatttttttcaaacgtggAAGGTGTAAAGGtgcggaaaaaattcaagtaaaataaagaggaatgaaaaacaaatcacCATTCTATTCTTTAATTCTACAATTAGGTTTCATTTTTCCCTTATTTATAACTCATAGGTCAGAGATAAGAATCTACCTCCAGGACCAACACGGATGTACCGTTGCAATCAGTGCCTTGAACATTTTGCTAAGTTGGGAGGTTTTCGGGTCCATGTCTGTCTTCGTGGTAATAATCAATGCAACCACTGCGATCAAGCATTTGCTACAGCCCGAGCATTGCAGCTACATATGAAGGT
Above is a genomic segment from Neodiprion pinetum isolate iyNeoPine1 chromosome 1, iyNeoPine1.2, whole genome shotgun sequence containing:
- the LOC124220162 gene encoding glyoxylate reductase/hydroxypyruvate reductase-like encodes the protein MVSLIRRSTSPLFLAKRLLQVEQNLINSDKIRSKHLRLSMSSTSESVAANKPPKVLVTRPDVPTVGLELLKKKCNLVIWDKPGPIPRNMLMERIAGVDGVFCTLVDKIDEEILTAAGPQLKVVATMSVGFDHLDLKALKERNIKVGYTPGILTDATAELTVALLLATSRRLLEANKAISRGEWTSWAPTWMCGPGLSNATVGIVGLGRIGAQVAKCLKSFNVAKILYTSRTEKREAAEFGGRKVSIDDLVAQSDFVIVTCALTPETSGLFNKKMFEKMKKTAIFVNTSRGPIVDQPALIEALKNGTIRAAGLDVMTPEPIPLDSELLKLDNCVILPHIGSASCETRDEMARVTALNILAVFENTQMPLPLDL
- the bug gene encoding thioredoxin domain-containing protein 15 gives rise to the protein MFKLFFTLVLLAAASAQEVTNESRAPTIAIELANETIESEQPMAQKEVYNQTNSNVTAETVSPNTTKANCLSNKEYGTVEMVNASRLMELLILEPGPGNKTRTAKEGKQLPGACILVFFYARWCVFSSQAAPHFNAMPRIFPHIKMVAVDAIKYQSFNTQYGIVGVPTLMLVHNGKPVSKFNGTEYTVDTFTKFIKYLTNLEPTEAVYVTSADFAGPVPSTPSNETDYCLLLSWAFIAACSLYFTSKSRWWRQFVELVQNTWRESNAQHEHTD
- the LOC124219338 gene encoding zinc finger protein 135 isoform X3, encoding MGSLNLVCPMCCGETFNNPQSLKYHLLSITDNLYCPGCSQRFDSVLALIQHLDHCGQSPESESEVLMEANVEQISESFLATVKDGDIMIVGEPSSIQAGDNEEFNVMEKMDVEERQVNGVTPVPRARESPVPSVVNEADSKSPIPNPLVELTTIEADNQDTDKNLITILSGGPELMDNEDSNLMSHTHSLIADVEEVEDINDPELLHVKQEICELEADAMYSCSSCGMSFNSVLEHIKEFHDGQEVVLEMAEPPLENLPTPTSITPPQEPTPVTGSRQRQTMNTLRTEECVDSEGRLYTRKVVQIERFWDRPTSSPAPAKAPMIEKFFSNVEGVKVRDKNLPPGPTRMYRCNQCLEHFAKLGGFRVHVCLRGNNQCNHCDQAFATARALQLHMKVHDSETEGMQRLFVCSTCGTEFSSHKSLRLHSRMHAPVRARHVDAPEGTHSATFTCPECGKVLSESYRVAHMALHSGGSVTCTICNRKFESADSLAMHAAVHTEPNQSHSPTPPRGEGSESADAQKPYQCQHCGRRFARPHEKVKHERIHTGEKPHACEVCGKTFRVSYCLTLHMRTHTGVRPYVCQHCGKRFKASSVYNHHLLTHGEERAYTCPYCPKTFKTRVQLAGHKNSHTKPFRCTECSRPFASLYAARAHIQTHKKDNNLKFSCFICGASYGRAFALKDHLKQHGQDISAPPEPSREEEVHEGENFLLPEEEVDDDDLVIPSPLPVAQSSEAEESD
- the LOC124219338 gene encoding zinc finger protein 135 isoform X1, whose product is MGSLNLVCPMCCGETFNNPQSLKYHLLSITDNLYCPGCSQRFDSVLALIQHLDHCGQSPESESEVLMEANVEQISESFLATVKDGDIMIVGEPSSIQAGDNEEFNVMEKMDVEERQVNGVTPVPRARESPVPSVVNEADSKSPIPNPLVELTTIEADNQDTDKNLITILSGGPELMDNEDSNLMSHTHSLIADVEEVEDINDPELLHVKQEICEVKLEELEADAMYSCSSCGMSFNSVLEHIKEFHDGQEVVLEMAEPPLENLPTPTSITPPQEPTPVTGSRQRQTMNTLRTEECVDSEGRLYTRKVVQIERFWDRPTSSPAPAKAPMIEKFFSNVEGVKVRDKNLPPGPTRMYRCNQCLEHFAKLGGFRVHVCLRGNNQCNHCDQAFATARALQLHMKVHDSETEGMQRLFVCSTCGTEFSSHKSLRLHSRMHAPVRARHVDAPEGTHSATFTCPECGKVLSESYRVAHMALHSGGSVTCTICNRKFESADSLAMHAAVHTEPNQSHSPTPPRGEGSESADAQKPYQCQHCGRRFARPHEKVKHERIHTGEKPHACEVCGKTFRVSYCLTLHMRTHTGVRPYVCQHCGKRFKASSVYNHHLLTHGEERAYTCPYCPKTFKTRVQLAGHKNSHTKPFRCTECSRPFASLYAARAHIQTHKKDNNLKFSCFICGASYGRAFALKDHLKQHGQDISAPPEPSREEEVHEGENFLLPEEEVDDDDLVIPSPLPVAQSSEAEESD
- the LOC124219338 gene encoding zinc finger protein 135 isoform X2; this encodes MGSLNLVCPMCCGETFNNPQSLKYHLLSITDNLYCPGCSQRFDSVLALIQHLDHCGQSPESESEVLMEANVEQISESFLATVKDGDIMIVGEPSSIQAGDNEFNVMEKMDVEERQVNGVTPVPRARESPVPSVVNEADSKSPIPNPLVELTTIEADNQDTDKNLITILSGGPELMDNEDSNLMSHTHSLIADVEEVEDINDPELLHVKQEICEVKLEELEADAMYSCSSCGMSFNSVLEHIKEFHDGQEVVLEMAEPPLENLPTPTSITPPQEPTPVTGSRQRQTMNTLRTEECVDSEGRLYTRKVVQIERFWDRPTSSPAPAKAPMIEKFFSNVEGVKVRDKNLPPGPTRMYRCNQCLEHFAKLGGFRVHVCLRGNNQCNHCDQAFATARALQLHMKVHDSETEGMQRLFVCSTCGTEFSSHKSLRLHSRMHAPVRARHVDAPEGTHSATFTCPECGKVLSESYRVAHMALHSGGSVTCTICNRKFESADSLAMHAAVHTEPNQSHSPTPPRGEGSESADAQKPYQCQHCGRRFARPHEKVKHERIHTGEKPHACEVCGKTFRVSYCLTLHMRTHTGVRPYVCQHCGKRFKASSVYNHHLLTHGEERAYTCPYCPKTFKTRVQLAGHKNSHTKPFRCTECSRPFASLYAARAHIQTHKKDNNLKFSCFICGASYGRAFALKDHLKQHGQDISAPPEPSREEEVHEGENFLLPEEEVDDDDLVIPSPLPVAQSSEAEESD